A window of the Scleropages formosus chromosome 21, fSclFor1.1, whole genome shotgun sequence genome harbors these coding sequences:
- the mink1 gene encoding misshapen-like kinase 1 isoform X4, with translation MSENAPTRSLDDIDLAALRDPAGIFELVEVVGNGTYGQVYKGRHVKTGQLAAIKVMDVTEEEEEEIKAEINMLKKYSHHRNIATYYGAFVKKSPPGHDDQLWLVMEFCGAGSVTDLVKNTKGNSLKEDWIAYICREILRGLSHLHAHKVIHRDIKGQNVLLTENAEVKLVDFGVSAQLDRTVGRRNTFIGTPYWMAPEVIACDENPDSTYDYRSDIWSLGITAIEMAEGAPPLCDMHPMRALFLIPRNPPPKLKSKKWSKKFIDFIEGCLVKTYPSRPSTEQLLKHPFIRDQPTERQVRIQLKDHIDRTRKKRGEKEETEYEYSGSDEEDENRGDERESSSILNVPGESTLRRDFLRLQQENKERSEALKRQQAQLAAQRRDPEEHKRQLLHDRQKRIEEQKEQRRRLEEQQRKEREMVRQQEKGPHRLLDERRREEDRRLAEREQEYKRKQLEEQRQSERLQRQLQQEHAYLVSLQQQQQQQQQQDKKPQLYHYNKNLEPNNKPAWAREVEERSKLNRQGSPKICTTVSDTAIQSRSDSVSQSGVAQAAQTPPMQRPVEPQGGPGKFQMAHLVPLKPYAAPVPRSQSLCDQPTKTMSAFPTQDPAPSPSPRSIPPRELVRQNSDPTSESPAPQPRAMREDRAPWIQLHEADQPPKVPQRTTSIAAALNTNLSSGIRHPVRASNPDLSRNDRWERGDALSATSNLPQTGSLERHRILTSSKMDSSPVLPQEGHQKAGESRTSSRPSRPASYKRAIGEDHGLYSKERLEEPPRPPAKANDYSSSSDSSESSEESESGEGPEEEESPTDRPRDADSDSVNTMVVHEEEGEGEEVQQPGGYGDQTMLAQRTPEKRSHNGYTNLPDVVQPSHSPTETAPNSSPGKDSAYNYQSKGLVKASGKTSFTTFVDLGMYQPSGGAGDVAFSQGLGSRFEQLKVEVRKGSMVNVNPANARPHSDTPEIRKYKKRFNSEILCAALWGVNLLVGTENGLKLLDRSGQGKVYPLINSRRFQQMDVLEGLNLLITISGKKNKVRVYYLAWLRNKILHNDPEVEKKQGWTTVGEMEGCVHYKVVKYERIKFLVIALKNSVEVYAWAPKPYHKFMAFKSFGDLPHRPQLVDLTVEEGQRLKVIYGSSAGFHAIDVDSGNNYDIYIPVHIQSQITPHAIVFLPNSDGMEMLLCYEDEGVYVNTYGRIIKDVVLQWGEMPTSVAHICSNQIMGWGEKAIEIRSVETGHLDGVFMHKRAQRLKFLCERNDKVGRRHVSVHTHTRARMHADPHTPAFQVFFASVRSGGSSQVYFMTLNRNCIMNW, from the exons ATGTCTGAGAACGCGCCGACACGGAGCCTGGACGACATCGACCTCGCGGCGCTGCGG gATCCAGCCGGGATCTTCGAgctggtggaggtggtgggCAATGGCACCTACGGACAGGTGTACAAG GGCCGTCACGTGAAGACTGGTCAGCTGGCCGCCATCAAGGTGATGGATGTGacggaagaggaggaggaggagatcaaGGCTGAGATCAACATGCTGAAGAAGTACAGTCATCACCGCAACATCGCCACCTACTATGGTGCCTTTGTCAAGAAGAGCCCCCCGGGACACGATGACCAGCTCTGG ctGGTGATGGAGTTCTGCGGGGCTGGCTCTGTCACCGACCTGGTGAAGAACACCAAGGGCAACTCTCTGAAGGAGGACTGGATCGCCTACATCTGCAGGGAGATCCTCAGG GGCCTGTCGCACCTCCATGCCCACAAGGTTATCCACAGGGACATCAAGGGTCAGAACGTGCTGCTGACCGAAAATGCTGAGGTCAAACTGG TGGATTTTGGCGTGAGTGCCCAGCTTGACCGCACCGTGGGGCGGAGGAACACTTTCATCGGAACGCCCTACTGGATGGCGCCCGAGGTGATCGCCTGCGATGAGAACCCTGACTCCACCTACGACTACAGG AGCGACATCTGGTCCCTGGGGATCACGGCCATAGAGATGGCGGAAGGAGCTCCTC CTCTCTGTGACATGCATCCAATGAGAGCACTCTTCTTGATCCCCCGGAACCCGCCTCCCAAGCTGAAGTCCAAAAAATG GTCCAAGAAGTTCATCGACTTCATCGAAGGTTGCCTGGTGAAGACGTACCCCAGCAGGCCCTCGACAGAGCAGCTGCTGAAACACCCCTTCATCCGGGACCAGCCCACTGAGAGGCAGGTCCGCATCCAGCTGAAAGACCACATCGACCGCACCCGCAAGAAGAGAGGGGAGAAGG AGGAGACGGAGTACGAGTACAGTGGCAGCGACGAAGAGGATGAGAACCGCGGTGACGAACGCGAGTCTAG CTCCATCCTGAATGTGCCGGGTGAGTCGACGCTGCGAAGGGACTTCTTGCggctgcagcaggagaacaAGGAGCGCTCGGAGGCGCTCAAGAGGCAGCAGGCACAGTTGGCTGCGCAGCGCCGTGACCCCGAGGAGCACAAGCGTCAACTGTTGCATGACCGGCAGAAGCGCATCGAGGAGCAAAAGGAGCAGCGGCGCCGGCTAGAGGAG CAACAGAGGAAGGAGCGGGAGATGGTGCGGCAGCAGGAGAAGGGTCCTCATCGCTTACTGGACGAGCGGCGCAGGGAAGAGGACCGCAGGCTGGCCGAGAGGGAGCAG gagtACAAACGCaagcagctggaggaacagCGGCAGTCGGAGCGTCTGCAGaggcagctgcagcaggagcacgCGTACcttgtgtctctgcagcagcagcaacagcagcagcagcagcaggacaagAAGCCTCAGCTGTATCACTACAACAAGAACTTGGAGCCCAACAACAAGCCTGCCTGGGCCCGTGAG gtggaggagcgcAGTAAACTGAACAGACAGGGCTCCCCCAAGATTTGCACCACAGTATCTGACACAGCTATCCAGTCACGGTCGGACTCTGTCAGCCAATCAGGAGTGGCCCAGGCTGCCCAGACCCCGCCCATGCAGCGGCCTGTCGAACCGCAGGGCGGACCGGGAAAG TTCCAAATGGCCCACCTGGTGCCCCTGAAGCCGTACGCGGCCCCCGTCCCACGCTCCCAGTCGCTCTGCGACCAGCCCACTAAGACCATGTCTGCCTTCCCCACCCAGGACCCTgcccccagcccctccccccgCTCCATCCCCCCCAGGGAACTTGTGCGCCAAAACTCGGACCCCACCTCGGAAAGCCCCGCTCCTCAGCCCCGAGCAATGAGAGAGGACCGTGCACCATGGATCCAGCTGCACGAAGCAGATCAGCCTCCCaag GTACCACAGAGAACGACTTCAATCGCTGCGGCACTCAACACCAACCTGTCTTCTGGGATCAGACACCCAGTGAGAgccag CAACCCGGACCTGAGCCGTAACGACCGCTGGGAAAGGGGCGACGCCCTGAGCGCCACGTCCAACCTGCCCCAGACGGGCTCCCTGGAGAGGCACCGCATATTGA cTTCGTCAAAAATGGACTCGTCCCCCGTCCTGCCCCAGGAGGGACATCAGAAGGCCGGCGAGTCGCGCACCTCGTCCAGGCCGAGCCGTCCAGCC AGCTATAAGAGGGCCATAGGAGAG GACCACGGTCTGTACTCGAAGGAGCGGCTGGAGGAGCCCCCCAGGCCCCCCGCCAAGGCCAACGACTACTCCTCGTCCTCGGACAGCAGCGAGAGCAGTGAGGAGAGTGAGAGCGGCGAGGgtccggaggaggaggagagccccACTGATCG CCCTCGAGATGCAGACTCCGACTCAGTGAACACCATGGTGGTCCATGAGGAGGAGGGCGAAGGCGAGGAGGTCCAGCAGCCTGGTGGCTATGGGGACCAGACGATGCTGGCACAACGG ACCCCTGAGAAGCGCAGCCACAACGGCTACACCAACCTGCCAGACGTGGTGCAGCCCTCCCACTCTCCCACGGAGACCGCCCCCAACTCCTCCCCCGGGAAGGACTCCGCCTACAAC TATCAGTCCAAGGGATTGGTCAAAGCATCTGGCAAAACGTCCTTCACAACCTTTGTTGATCTGGGCATGTACCAGCCATCAGGGGGCGCAGGAGACGTAGCCTTTTCGCAGG GCCTTGGCTCCAGGTTTGAGCAGCTGAAGGTGGAAGTGAGGAAGGGCTCCATGGTGAATGTGAACCCCGCCAATGCCCGGCCCCACAGTGACACGCCCGAGATCCGCAAGTACAAGAAGAGGTTCAACTCGGAGATCCTGTGCGCTGCCCTTTGGG GCGTGAACCTGCTGGTGGGCACAGAGAATGGGCTGAAGCTGCTGGACCGCAGCGGTCAGGGCAAGGTGTACCCGCTCATCAACTCGCGCCGCTTCCAGCAGATGGATGTTCTCGAGGGCCTCAACCTTCTCATCACCATTTCAG GAAAGAAGAACAAGGTGCGCGTCTACTACCTGGCTTGGCTGCGCAACAAGATCCTGCACAATGACCCCGAGGTAGAGAAGAAGCAGGGCTGGACCACAGTTGGTGAGATGGAGGGCTGCGTGCACTACAAAGTGG TGAAGTATGAGCGCATCAAGTTCCTGGTGATCGCCCTGAAGAACTCGGTGGAGGTGTACGCCTGGGCCCCGAAGCCCTACCACAAGTTCATGGCGTTCAAG TCTTTTGGTGACCTGCCCCACCGACCTCAGCTGGTTGACCTGACTGTGGAGGAAGGCCAGAGGTTAAAGGTCATCTACGGCTCCAGTGCTGGCTTTCATGCCATCGACGTCGACTCTGGAAACAACTATGACATCTACATCCCTGTACAC ATCCAGAGCCAGATTACGCCTCATGCCATCGTCTTCCTGCCAAATTCTGATGGCATGGAGATGCTACTGTGCTACGAGGACGAAGGGGTCTATGTCAATACCTACGGGCGCATCATCAAGGACGTGGTGCTACAGTGGGGCGAGATGCCGACCTCCGTGG CACACATCTGCTCCAACCAGATCATGGGCTGGGGCGAGAAGGCTATTGAGATCCGCTCCGTGGAGACAGGCCACCTAGATGGGGTCTTCATGCACAAGAGGGCGCAGCGACTCAAGTTCCTATGTGAAAGAAATGACAAGGTGGGGAGGAGACATgtcagtgtacacacacacacgcgcgcgcgcatgcacgCTGACCCGCACACCCCTGCCTTTCAGGTGTTCTTTGCCTCCGTGCGCTCAGGCGGCAGCAGCCAGGTATACTTCATGACCCTCAACAGGAACTGCATCATGAACTGGTGA
- the mink1 gene encoding misshapen-like kinase 1 isoform X9, with amino-acid sequence MSENAPTRSLDDIDLAALRDPAGIFELVEVVGNGTYGQVYKGRHVKTGQLAAIKVMDVTEEEEEEIKAEINMLKKYSHHRNIATYYGAFVKKSPPGHDDQLWLVMEFCGAGSVTDLVKNTKGNSLKEDWIAYICREILRGLSHLHAHKVIHRDIKGQNVLLTENAEVKLVDFGVSAQLDRTVGRRNTFIGTPYWMAPEVIACDENPDSTYDYRSDIWSLGITAIEMAEGAPPLCDMHPMRALFLIPRNPPPKLKSKKWSKKFIDFIEGCLVKTYPSRPSTEQLLKHPFIRDQPTERQVRIQLKDHIDRTRKKRGEKEETEYEYSGSDEEDENRGDERESSSILNVPGESTLRRDFLRLQQENKERSEALKRQQAQLAAQRRDPEEHKRQLLHDRQKRIEEQKEQRRRLEEQQRKEREMVRQQEKGPHRLLDERRREEDRRLAEREQEYKRKQLEEQRQSERLQRQLQQEHAYLVSLQQQQQQQQQQDKKPQLYHYNKNLEPNNKPAWAREVEERSKLNRQGSPKICTTVSDTAIQSRSDSVSQSGVAQAAQTPPMQRPVEPQGGPGKFQMAHLVPLKPYAAPVPRSQSLCDQPTKTMSAFPTQDPAPSPSPRSIPPRELVRQNSDPTSESPAPQPRAMREDRAPWIQLHEADQPPKVPQRTTSIAAALNTNLSSGIRHPVRASNPDLSRNDRWERGDALSATSNLPQTGSLERHRILTSSKMDSSPVLPQEGHQKAGESRTSSRPSRPASYKRAIGEDHGLYSKERLEEPPRPPAKANDYSSSSDSSESSEESESGEGPEEEESPTDRPRDADSDSVNTMVVHEEEGEGEEVQQPGGYGDQTMLAQRTPEKRSHNGYTNLPDVVQPSHSPTETAPNSSPGKDSAYNYQSKGLVKASGKTSFTTFVDLGMYQPSGGAGDVAFSQGLGSRFEQLKVEVRKGSMVNVNPANARPHSDTPEIRKYKKRFNSEILCAALWGVNLLVGTENGLKLLDRSGQGKVYPLINSRRFQQMDVLEGLNLLITISGKKNKVRVYYLAWLRNKILHNDPEVEKKQGWTTVGEMEGCVHYKVVKYERIKFLVIALKNSVEVYAWAPKPYHKFMAFKSFGDLPHRPQLVDLTVEEGQRLKVIYGSSAGFHAIDVDSGNNYDIYIPVHIQSQITPHAIVFLPNSDGMEMLLCYEDEGVYVNTYGRIIKDVVLQWGEMPTSVAHICSNQIMGWGEKAIEIRSVETGHLDGVFMHKRAQRLKFLCERNDKVFFASVRSGGSSQVYFMTLNRNCIMNW; translated from the exons ATGTCTGAGAACGCGCCGACACGGAGCCTGGACGACATCGACCTCGCGGCGCTGCGG gATCCAGCCGGGATCTTCGAgctggtggaggtggtgggCAATGGCACCTACGGACAGGTGTACAAG GGCCGTCACGTGAAGACTGGTCAGCTGGCCGCCATCAAGGTGATGGATGTGacggaagaggaggaggaggagatcaaGGCTGAGATCAACATGCTGAAGAAGTACAGTCATCACCGCAACATCGCCACCTACTATGGTGCCTTTGTCAAGAAGAGCCCCCCGGGACACGATGACCAGCTCTGG ctGGTGATGGAGTTCTGCGGGGCTGGCTCTGTCACCGACCTGGTGAAGAACACCAAGGGCAACTCTCTGAAGGAGGACTGGATCGCCTACATCTGCAGGGAGATCCTCAGG GGCCTGTCGCACCTCCATGCCCACAAGGTTATCCACAGGGACATCAAGGGTCAGAACGTGCTGCTGACCGAAAATGCTGAGGTCAAACTGG TGGATTTTGGCGTGAGTGCCCAGCTTGACCGCACCGTGGGGCGGAGGAACACTTTCATCGGAACGCCCTACTGGATGGCGCCCGAGGTGATCGCCTGCGATGAGAACCCTGACTCCACCTACGACTACAGG AGCGACATCTGGTCCCTGGGGATCACGGCCATAGAGATGGCGGAAGGAGCTCCTC CTCTCTGTGACATGCATCCAATGAGAGCACTCTTCTTGATCCCCCGGAACCCGCCTCCCAAGCTGAAGTCCAAAAAATG GTCCAAGAAGTTCATCGACTTCATCGAAGGTTGCCTGGTGAAGACGTACCCCAGCAGGCCCTCGACAGAGCAGCTGCTGAAACACCCCTTCATCCGGGACCAGCCCACTGAGAGGCAGGTCCGCATCCAGCTGAAAGACCACATCGACCGCACCCGCAAGAAGAGAGGGGAGAAGG AGGAGACGGAGTACGAGTACAGTGGCAGCGACGAAGAGGATGAGAACCGCGGTGACGAACGCGAGTCTAG CTCCATCCTGAATGTGCCGGGTGAGTCGACGCTGCGAAGGGACTTCTTGCggctgcagcaggagaacaAGGAGCGCTCGGAGGCGCTCAAGAGGCAGCAGGCACAGTTGGCTGCGCAGCGCCGTGACCCCGAGGAGCACAAGCGTCAACTGTTGCATGACCGGCAGAAGCGCATCGAGGAGCAAAAGGAGCAGCGGCGCCGGCTAGAGGAG CAACAGAGGAAGGAGCGGGAGATGGTGCGGCAGCAGGAGAAGGGTCCTCATCGCTTACTGGACGAGCGGCGCAGGGAAGAGGACCGCAGGCTGGCCGAGAGGGAGCAG gagtACAAACGCaagcagctggaggaacagCGGCAGTCGGAGCGTCTGCAGaggcagctgcagcaggagcacgCGTACcttgtgtctctgcagcagcagcaacagcagcagcagcagcaggacaagAAGCCTCAGCTGTATCACTACAACAAGAACTTGGAGCCCAACAACAAGCCTGCCTGGGCCCGTGAG gtggaggagcgcAGTAAACTGAACAGACAGGGCTCCCCCAAGATTTGCACCACAGTATCTGACACAGCTATCCAGTCACGGTCGGACTCTGTCAGCCAATCAGGAGTGGCCCAGGCTGCCCAGACCCCGCCCATGCAGCGGCCTGTCGAACCGCAGGGCGGACCGGGAAAG TTCCAAATGGCCCACCTGGTGCCCCTGAAGCCGTACGCGGCCCCCGTCCCACGCTCCCAGTCGCTCTGCGACCAGCCCACTAAGACCATGTCTGCCTTCCCCACCCAGGACCCTgcccccagcccctccccccgCTCCATCCCCCCCAGGGAACTTGTGCGCCAAAACTCGGACCCCACCTCGGAAAGCCCCGCTCCTCAGCCCCGAGCAATGAGAGAGGACCGTGCACCATGGATCCAGCTGCACGAAGCAGATCAGCCTCCCaag GTACCACAGAGAACGACTTCAATCGCTGCGGCACTCAACACCAACCTGTCTTCTGGGATCAGACACCCAGTGAGAgccag CAACCCGGACCTGAGCCGTAACGACCGCTGGGAAAGGGGCGACGCCCTGAGCGCCACGTCCAACCTGCCCCAGACGGGCTCCCTGGAGAGGCACCGCATATTGA cTTCGTCAAAAATGGACTCGTCCCCCGTCCTGCCCCAGGAGGGACATCAGAAGGCCGGCGAGTCGCGCACCTCGTCCAGGCCGAGCCGTCCAGCC AGCTATAAGAGGGCCATAGGAGAG GACCACGGTCTGTACTCGAAGGAGCGGCTGGAGGAGCCCCCCAGGCCCCCCGCCAAGGCCAACGACTACTCCTCGTCCTCGGACAGCAGCGAGAGCAGTGAGGAGAGTGAGAGCGGCGAGGgtccggaggaggaggagagccccACTGATCG CCCTCGAGATGCAGACTCCGACTCAGTGAACACCATGGTGGTCCATGAGGAGGAGGGCGAAGGCGAGGAGGTCCAGCAGCCTGGTGGCTATGGGGACCAGACGATGCTGGCACAACGG ACCCCTGAGAAGCGCAGCCACAACGGCTACACCAACCTGCCAGACGTGGTGCAGCCCTCCCACTCTCCCACGGAGACCGCCCCCAACTCCTCCCCCGGGAAGGACTCCGCCTACAAC TATCAGTCCAAGGGATTGGTCAAAGCATCTGGCAAAACGTCCTTCACAACCTTTGTTGATCTGGGCATGTACCAGCCATCAGGGGGCGCAGGAGACGTAGCCTTTTCGCAGG GCCTTGGCTCCAGGTTTGAGCAGCTGAAGGTGGAAGTGAGGAAGGGCTCCATGGTGAATGTGAACCCCGCCAATGCCCGGCCCCACAGTGACACGCCCGAGATCCGCAAGTACAAGAAGAGGTTCAACTCGGAGATCCTGTGCGCTGCCCTTTGGG GCGTGAACCTGCTGGTGGGCACAGAGAATGGGCTGAAGCTGCTGGACCGCAGCGGTCAGGGCAAGGTGTACCCGCTCATCAACTCGCGCCGCTTCCAGCAGATGGATGTTCTCGAGGGCCTCAACCTTCTCATCACCATTTCAG GAAAGAAGAACAAGGTGCGCGTCTACTACCTGGCTTGGCTGCGCAACAAGATCCTGCACAATGACCCCGAGGTAGAGAAGAAGCAGGGCTGGACCACAGTTGGTGAGATGGAGGGCTGCGTGCACTACAAAGTGG TGAAGTATGAGCGCATCAAGTTCCTGGTGATCGCCCTGAAGAACTCGGTGGAGGTGTACGCCTGGGCCCCGAAGCCCTACCACAAGTTCATGGCGTTCAAG TCTTTTGGTGACCTGCCCCACCGACCTCAGCTGGTTGACCTGACTGTGGAGGAAGGCCAGAGGTTAAAGGTCATCTACGGCTCCAGTGCTGGCTTTCATGCCATCGACGTCGACTCTGGAAACAACTATGACATCTACATCCCTGTACAC ATCCAGAGCCAGATTACGCCTCATGCCATCGTCTTCCTGCCAAATTCTGATGGCATGGAGATGCTACTGTGCTACGAGGACGAAGGGGTCTATGTCAATACCTACGGGCGCATCATCAAGGACGTGGTGCTACAGTGGGGCGAGATGCCGACCTCCGTGG CACACATCTGCTCCAACCAGATCATGGGCTGGGGCGAGAAGGCTATTGAGATCCGCTCCGTGGAGACAGGCCACCTAGATGGGGTCTTCATGCACAAGAGGGCGCAGCGACTCAAGTTCCTATGTGAAAGAAATGACAAG GTGTTCTTTGCCTCCGTGCGCTCAGGCGGCAGCAGCCAGGTATACTTCATGACCCTCAACAGGAACTGCATCATGAACTGGTGA